The following coding sequences are from one Thermostaphylospora chromogena window:
- a CDS encoding SAM-dependent methyltransferase — protein sequence METEHAPPGIDPNIPSPARIYDYLLGGKDNFAADRAAAEKLLELTPNAREGVRINRRFLSRAVRFLAGTGIRQFLDIGAGLPTQENVHQVAQRVAPDSRVVYVDNDPIVLAHGRALLAENERTIVVQGDLRKPEDILSDPEVTGLLDFDRPVGLLLVAVLHFIPDHDEVGRILATLRGRLAPGSGVVISHLSYGDLDEDRIREGREIYKNSTAGAVMPRTREQIVRFFDGFEVVEPGVVPTDQWRPEEDGEPVLPPLPGVDGYSGVGLLR from the coding sequence AGCACGCACCCCCGGGCATCGATCCGAACATTCCGAGCCCGGCACGCATCTACGACTACCTGCTGGGCGGCAAGGACAACTTCGCCGCCGACCGGGCCGCCGCCGAGAAGCTCCTGGAGCTCACACCCAACGCGCGTGAGGGCGTCCGGATCAACCGGCGCTTCCTCAGCCGGGCCGTGCGCTTCCTGGCGGGCACCGGTATCCGCCAGTTCCTCGACATCGGCGCGGGCCTGCCCACGCAGGAGAACGTGCACCAGGTGGCGCAGCGCGTCGCGCCGGACAGCCGGGTGGTCTACGTCGACAACGACCCGATCGTGCTGGCGCACGGGCGTGCGCTGCTGGCCGAGAACGAGCGGACCATCGTCGTCCAGGGCGACCTGCGCAAGCCCGAGGACATCCTGTCCGACCCGGAGGTCACCGGCCTGCTGGACTTCGACCGGCCGGTGGGCCTGCTCCTGGTCGCCGTGCTGCACTTCATCCCCGACCACGACGAGGTCGGACGCATCCTCGCGACCCTGCGGGGCCGGCTCGCGCCGGGCAGCGGCGTGGTGATCAGCCATCTGTCCTACGGCGACCTGGACGAGGACAGGATCCGCGAAGGCCGCGAGATCTACAAGAACAGCACCGCAGGCGCCGTCATGCCGCGCACCAGGGAACAGATCGTCCGGTTCTTCGACGGCTTCGAGGTCGTCGAACCGGGGGTCGTCCCCACCGACCAGTGGCGCCCGGAGGAGGACGGCGAGCCCGTCCTCCCCCCTCTTCCCGGCGTCGACGGTTACAGCGGAGTCGGCCTGCTGCGCTGA
- a CDS encoding Ig-like domain-containing protein, producing MRRSLALLLVLGLAGGLLAGPRPALAAQDDLGMPVFVGSDPVPDEPVPHAVGGMMKKIFQKEKGGESYWMDRLLARRGADPAGTWLMSRGRAVFMKEHDPSVIGFGGRVAYWESIDDRDAYTIKIGNGGLTEDVDARLQTPSHWKGEYTGDGLAVTVKKFITHENVAVTTLEIANTGDARREVPIEVVSPYARTADGDRELTGVVTARNRLTTIFPRLSGDGLTAKDGALTGTLTIEPGRTARTKVQMGFITEELPGSGKEYTRYRDDSPRQALLRHLRDYNAWWAENLPYIDVPDENIKKFIYYRWWLMRFNYLDADIPGNDFQFPTSVEGALGYNNAIVLTVPLFVQELKYLRDPVYSYGPWVSAGEVSRNSKYTDNPGDPENWSNSYTQYISAAALESYQIHGGQPGILRNLARYAEKDVYGQLAAYDSNDNGLIEYDWEAMTGNDADAVSFHYYERANERVESAYVYANAQAAATAYRLIGEEAKAAEMQAVADRVKNAILTLLWDPKDKVFKHRDLQTGNLIPWKESNNYFPFNVGLVPPDRPEYREALRLWADPAEYPIFPTYTANQRDKAEAAAQGKPGTNNFSQLNSTRHFSLFSKALREYASPYITPQMYRQMLYWNAWAHFIGGDTRYPDANEFWADWDPATKTIRYRSWIHHTILGSSNWTIIEDVMGLRPRSDAKVELWPIDIGWDHFTVDNLRYRNVDLSIVWDRPGDGTVHYPGVPEGYSIFVDGKRRVTVDALVHTVWDPARREVTFPEGGGTTLFTADGRRPKAPTEHRLSGERIKDLFQKAGLDLDGAGPDLVREATASHGDPDGAVDGFTINEPHWSSKGSGRPRDWVEVDLGGARRVDTVRLYFYNDRAVNGHSEPALYTVQYLDGGTWREVPRQAKSPVYPRANLNEVRFPAIKTDRLRILVTHRKGYATGLKEIQVFSTGERPPAARNHAPYALVVQDPSYTRPAQARLNAVVKDDGLPAGELTVEWSKVDGPGEAFFTDPAGAGGTVVAFSRAGVYRLRLTVSDGERTTSETVTVEASEPSARANVAPAATPTASYTSPWEQVTAVNDGIDPPRSNDSANPRWGTWPQQGTQWVQLDWPAPVRVDGADVYFFDDGGGVRLPSAWTIQYWDGDSFEDVTGVDSYPIAADTYNSVSFDTVTTSRLRIRLEAGQGSLGLLEWKVYAVPPDGVRPVHVPTLAGTLPKLPGTVETFYADGVRGRSPVVWQPVTPDQVAEGGTSFTVTGLAEGVQEPVQATVHVRKSAAVTITSIADEEVTTRVGVPPSLPETVVATFNDGSKDSSVEVTWDDVDPDRYGAPGTFTVTGRVAGTTVRAKATVTVV from the coding sequence ATGCGCAGATCGCTGGCGCTGCTGCTCGTGCTCGGGCTCGCGGGCGGACTGCTCGCGGGCCCGCGGCCGGCCCTCGCCGCCCAGGACGATTTGGGCATGCCGGTCTTCGTCGGCTCCGACCCGGTGCCCGACGAGCCGGTTCCCCACGCCGTCGGCGGCATGATGAAGAAGATCTTCCAGAAGGAGAAGGGCGGGGAGTCGTACTGGATGGACCGCCTCCTCGCCCGGCGGGGCGCCGACCCCGCGGGAACGTGGCTGATGAGCCGCGGCCGGGCGGTCTTCATGAAAGAGCATGATCCGTCGGTCATCGGGTTCGGCGGCCGCGTCGCCTACTGGGAGAGCATCGACGACCGCGACGCCTACACGATCAAGATCGGGAACGGCGGGCTCACCGAGGACGTGGACGCCCGCCTGCAGACGCCCAGCCACTGGAAGGGCGAGTACACCGGCGACGGCCTGGCCGTCACGGTCAAGAAGTTCATCACCCACGAGAACGTGGCGGTCACCACGCTGGAGATCGCCAACACGGGGGACGCCCGGCGCGAGGTGCCGATCGAGGTGGTCTCGCCGTACGCGCGGACGGCCGACGGCGACCGGGAGCTCACCGGGGTGGTGACCGCGCGGAACCGGCTCACCACGATCTTCCCGCGGCTGAGCGGCGACGGCCTGACGGCGAAGGACGGCGCGCTGACGGGCACGCTCACGATCGAGCCGGGCCGGACCGCGCGCACCAAGGTGCAGATGGGCTTCATCACCGAGGAGCTGCCCGGCTCGGGCAAGGAGTACACCCGGTACCGGGACGACTCGCCGCGCCAGGCGCTGCTGCGCCACCTGCGGGACTACAACGCCTGGTGGGCGGAGAACCTGCCCTACATCGACGTGCCGGACGAGAACATCAAGAAGTTCATCTACTACCGCTGGTGGTTGATGCGCTTCAACTACCTGGACGCGGACATCCCCGGCAACGACTTCCAGTTCCCCACCTCCGTGGAGGGGGCGCTCGGGTACAACAACGCGATCGTGCTCACCGTGCCGCTGTTCGTGCAGGAGCTGAAGTACCTGCGCGACCCGGTCTACTCCTACGGGCCGTGGGTGTCGGCGGGCGAGGTGTCGCGCAACTCCAAGTACACCGACAACCCGGGCGATCCGGAGAACTGGAGCAACAGCTACACGCAGTACATCTCCGCGGCGGCGCTGGAGAGCTACCAGATCCACGGCGGCCAGCCCGGCATACTCCGGAACCTCGCCAGGTACGCCGAAAAAGACGTCTACGGGCAGCTTGCCGCCTACGACTCCAACGACAACGGCCTCATCGAGTACGACTGGGAGGCCATGACCGGCAACGACGCCGACGCCGTCTCCTTCCACTACTACGAGCGGGCCAACGAACGCGTCGAGAGCGCCTACGTCTACGCCAACGCCCAGGCCGCCGCCACCGCGTACCGGCTGATCGGCGAGGAGGCCAAGGCCGCGGAGATGCAGGCCGTCGCCGACAGGGTGAAGAACGCGATCCTGACCCTGCTGTGGGACCCGAAGGACAAGGTCTTCAAACACCGCGACCTGCAGACCGGCAACCTCATCCCGTGGAAGGAGAGCAACAACTACTTCCCCTTCAACGTGGGACTGGTGCCGCCGGACCGGCCGGAGTACCGGGAGGCGCTGCGGCTGTGGGCCGACCCCGCGGAATACCCGATCTTCCCCACCTACACCGCCAACCAGCGGGACAAGGCCGAGGCCGCCGCCCAGGGCAAACCCGGGACCAACAACTTCTCCCAGCTCAACTCGACCCGGCACTTCTCGCTGTTCTCCAAGGCGCTGCGGGAGTACGCCTCGCCGTACATCACCCCGCAGATGTACCGGCAGATGCTCTACTGGAACGCCTGGGCGCACTTCATCGGAGGCGACACCCGGTATCCCGACGCGAACGAGTTCTGGGCGGACTGGGACCCCGCCACCAAGACGATCCGCTACCGCTCCTGGATCCACCACACGATCCTGGGCAGCAGCAACTGGACGATCATCGAGGACGTCATGGGGCTGCGCCCGCGCTCGGACGCCAAGGTGGAGCTGTGGCCGATCGACATCGGCTGGGACCACTTCACCGTCGACAACCTGCGGTACCGGAACGTCGACCTGTCGATCGTCTGGGACCGGCCGGGCGACGGGACCGTCCACTACCCCGGCGTCCCCGAGGGGTACTCCATCTTCGTGGACGGCAAGCGGCGGGTGACCGTCGACGCCCTCGTGCACACCGTCTGGGACCCCGCCCGCCGCGAGGTGACCTTCCCGGAGGGCGGCGGGACGACGCTGTTCACCGCCGACGGGAGACGTCCCAAGGCGCCGACCGAGCACCGGCTGAGCGGCGAACGCATCAAGGACCTGTTCCAGAAGGCCGGCCTCGACCTGGACGGCGCCGGCCCCGACCTGGTGCGCGAGGCCACCGCCTCGCACGGCGACCCCGACGGCGCGGTGGACGGCTTCACCATCAACGAGCCGCACTGGAGCAGCAAGGGCTCCGGCCGGCCGCGGGACTGGGTGGAGGTCGACCTCGGCGGCGCGCGGCGGGTGGACACCGTGCGGCTGTACTTCTACAACGACCGGGCGGTGAACGGCCACAGCGAGCCGGCCCTCTACACCGTGCAGTACCTCGACGGCGGCACCTGGCGGGAGGTGCCGAGGCAGGCGAAATCACCGGTCTATCCCCGGGCCAACCTCAACGAGGTGCGCTTCCCCGCGATCAAGACGGACAGGCTGCGGATCCTGGTGACCCACCGGAAGGGGTACGCCACGGGCCTCAAGGAGATCCAGGTGTTCTCGACCGGAGAGCGCCCGCCCGCCGCGCGCAACCACGCGCCGTACGCGCTGGTCGTGCAAGACCCCTCTTACACCAGGCCCGCGCAGGCACGGCTGAACGCCGTGGTCAAGGACGACGGGCTGCCGGCGGGAGAGCTCACCGTCGAGTGGAGCAAGGTGGACGGGCCGGGCGAGGCGTTCTTCACCGACCCCGCCGGCGCGGGCGGCACGGTCGTCGCCTTCAGCCGGGCGGGCGTCTACCGGCTGCGGCTCACCGTCTCCGACGGGGAGCGCACCACGTCGGAGACGGTGACCGTGGAGGCGAGCGAGCCGAGCGCCCGGGCGAACGTCGCCCCCGCCGCCACGCCGACCGCCTCCTACACCTCGCCCTGGGAGCAGGTCACCGCGGTCAACGACGGAATCGACCCGCCGCGCTCCAACGACTCGGCCAACCCGCGCTGGGGGACCTGGCCGCAGCAGGGCACCCAGTGGGTGCAGCTCGACTGGCCGGCGCCGGTCCGGGTGGACGGGGCCGACGTCTACTTCTTCGACGACGGCGGCGGCGTGCGCCTGCCGTCGGCCTGGACGATCCAGTACTGGGACGGCGACTCCTTCGAGGACGTCACCGGGGTCGACTCGTATCCGATCGCGGCCGACACCTACAACAGCGTCTCCTTCGACACCGTGACCACCTCGCGGCTGCGGATACGGCTGGAGGCGGGCCAGGGGTCGCTCGGCCTGCTGGAGTGGAAGGTGTACGCGGTGCCGCCGGACGGCGTCCGCCCGGTCCACGTGCCGACCCTCGCCGGCACGCTGCCGAAGCTGCCCGGCACCGTGGAGACCTTCTACGCCGACGGCGTCCGCGGCCGAAGCCCGGTGGTCTGGCAGCCGGTCACCCCGGACCAGGTGGCCGAGGGCGGGACCAGCTTCACGGTCACCGGACTGGCGGAGGGCGTGCAAGAGCCGGTGCAGGCCACCGTCCACGTACGGAAGAGCGCCGCGGTGACGATCACGTCGATCGCGGACGAGGAGGTCACCACCCGCGTCGGCGTCCCCCCGTCGCTTCCGGAGACGGTCGTGGCCACCTTCAACGACGGTTCCAAGGACAGCTCCGTCGAGGTCACCTGGGACGACGTCGACCCCGATCGATACGGCGCTCCCGGCACGTTCACCGTGACCGGCCGGGTGGCCGGCACCACCGTCCGGGCCAAGGCGACCGTGACCGTCGTCTAG
- a CDS encoding glycoside hydrolase family 127 protein: protein MANPVLPSSGTLSPLGLNAVRLGAGFWGDRVTLDREVIIDHCREWMEREGWIGNFRGERPRRGREFSDSEIYKLLEAMAWAGHPGLPELAGIVARAQEDDGYLNTRWSGSRYTDLEWGHELYCYGHLIQAGVARLRTHGEDELTRTARRAADHVCARFMDTEEVCGHPEVEMALVELYRATGVERYLEMARRFVERRGRPALADIPFGRAYFQDDMPVRRARVFRGHAVRALYLACGAVDVAVETGDRELLKAIETQWEHTVARRTHLTGGMGSRHSDESFGEDFELPPDRAYSETCAGIASIMLAHRLLLATGDVRYADVAERTMYNVLATSVALDGRSFFYVNPLQVRTPAAPPDGVNHAAEGGLRSPWFEVSCCPNNVARTLASLAAYIATGDTSGVQIHHHTPCEIRHLGITLRVETGYPWSGTVKVRVVEGGGPARISLRVPPWADGARLSYGEVSRQVGPGYAVAEGDWRPGREITLDLPMKARWTRPDPRIDALRGCVAVERGPLVYCAESVGDDPPLTDMAVLPEEPVERVVDGIVELDVEAAPMSAGGDGWPYFSASGTPRADGASGVTTLRLVPYHRWGNRGPAAMRVWLPEGH, encoded by the coding sequence GTGGCTAATCCTGTGCTGCCCTCGTCGGGCACGCTGTCCCCTCTTGGCCTCAACGCCGTACGCCTGGGGGCCGGATTCTGGGGAGACCGGGTGACGCTGGACCGGGAGGTGATCATCGACCACTGCCGGGAGTGGATGGAACGGGAGGGCTGGATCGGCAACTTCCGCGGCGAGCGGCCCCGGCGGGGCAGGGAGTTCTCCGATTCGGAGATCTACAAGCTGCTGGAGGCGATGGCCTGGGCCGGCCATCCGGGCCTGCCCGAGCTGGCCGGGATCGTGGCCCGCGCCCAGGAGGACGACGGCTACCTCAACACCCGCTGGAGCGGCTCGCGCTACACCGACCTGGAGTGGGGGCACGAGCTGTACTGCTACGGGCACCTGATCCAGGCGGGCGTCGCCCGGCTGCGCACCCACGGTGAGGACGAGCTGACCCGGACCGCCCGGCGCGCCGCCGACCACGTGTGCGCCCGGTTCATGGACACCGAGGAGGTCTGCGGCCACCCCGAGGTGGAGATGGCGCTGGTCGAGCTCTACCGCGCCACCGGAGTCGAACGGTACCTGGAGATGGCCCGCCGGTTCGTCGAACGGCGGGGACGGCCCGCGCTCGCCGACATCCCCTTCGGCCGCGCCTACTTCCAAGACGACATGCCCGTGCGGCGGGCCAGGGTGTTCCGCGGGCACGCCGTACGGGCGCTGTACCTGGCCTGCGGCGCGGTGGACGTGGCCGTCGAAACGGGCGACCGGGAGCTGCTGAAGGCGATCGAGACCCAGTGGGAGCACACCGTCGCCCGGCGGACCCATCTGACCGGCGGCATGGGATCACGGCACTCCGACGAGTCGTTCGGGGAGGACTTCGAGCTGCCGCCGGACCGCGCCTACTCCGAGACCTGCGCGGGCATCGCCTCGATCATGCTCGCGCACCGGCTGCTGCTGGCGACCGGCGACGTCCGGTACGCCGACGTGGCCGAGCGCACAATGTACAACGTGCTGGCCACCAGCGTGGCCCTGGACGGCCGGTCGTTCTTCTACGTCAACCCGCTGCAGGTCCGCACCCCCGCCGCGCCGCCGGACGGGGTCAACCACGCCGCGGAGGGAGGGCTGCGCTCCCCCTGGTTCGAGGTGTCGTGCTGCCCCAACAACGTCGCCCGCACCCTCGCGTCGCTGGCCGCCTACATCGCCACCGGCGACACCTCGGGCGTGCAGATCCACCACCACACGCCGTGCGAGATCCGGCACCTGGGGATCACGCTGCGCGTGGAGACCGGCTACCCCTGGTCGGGCACGGTCAAGGTGCGGGTGGTGGAGGGCGGCGGCCCGGCCCGGATCTCGCTGCGGGTGCCGCCGTGGGCGGACGGGGCCCGGCTGTCCTACGGCGAGGTCTCCCGCCAGGTGGGGCCGGGGTACGCGGTGGCCGAGGGCGACTGGCGGCCGGGCCGGGAGATCACCCTCGACCTGCCGATGAAGGCCCGCTGGACCCGCCCCGATCCGCGGATCGACGCATTGCGCGGATGCGTCGCGGTCGAGCGGGGGCCGCTGGTCTACTGCGCCGAGTCGGTGGGCGACGACCCGCCGCTGACCGACATGGCGGTCCTGCCGGAAGAACCGGTCGAGCGGGTCGTGGACGGGATCGTCGAGCTCGACGTGGAGGCGGCGCCGATGTCCGCGGGCGGAGACGGCTGGCCGTACTTCTCCGCGTCGGGCACGCCGCGCGCCGACGGCGCGTCGGGCGTCACGACCCTGCGGCTCGTGCCGTACCACCGCTGGGGCAACCGGGGACCCGCCGCCATGCGCGTGTGGCTCCCCGAAGGGCACTGA
- a CDS encoding carbohydrate ABC transporter permease, with protein MRYYTTMSALAILFLFPLLWSGWASLQDPGDYVRMAEYGEGLGTYLTNSLLVSVMTVAGTLAVSALGGYAFARFDFPGKDLLFLATLAILMVPYATILIPLYVLLGYLGLQNSLVGLSLVLIMFQLPFAIFMMRNSFEAIPRELEEAAMVDGCGTFRAFIRVLLHAVRPGLITVGLFAFLASWNDFFAPLILLNDGASFTLPVAMVSMTQGTFGTIDYGMLQAGVMVMAVPCLVLFIVLQRHYVRGFMSGALRG; from the coding sequence GTGAGGTACTACACCACGATGTCGGCGCTGGCCATCCTGTTCCTGTTCCCGCTGCTGTGGAGCGGATGGGCCTCGCTGCAGGACCCCGGCGACTACGTGCGGATGGCCGAGTACGGCGAGGGCCTGGGCACCTACCTGACCAACAGCCTGCTGGTGTCGGTCATGACCGTGGCCGGCACGCTCGCGGTCTCCGCGCTGGGCGGCTACGCCTTCGCCCGGTTCGACTTCCCGGGCAAGGACCTGCTGTTCCTCGCCACGCTGGCGATCCTCATGGTGCCCTACGCCACCATCCTGATCCCGCTCTACGTGCTGCTGGGCTACCTCGGCCTGCAGAACTCGCTGGTCGGGCTGTCCCTGGTCCTGATCATGTTCCAGCTCCCGTTCGCGATCTTCATGATGCGCAACTCCTTCGAGGCGATCCCCAGGGAGCTGGAGGAGGCGGCGATGGTCGACGGCTGCGGCACCTTCCGCGCGTTCATCCGCGTGCTGCTGCACGCGGTGCGGCCCGGACTGATCACCGTGGGCCTGTTCGCCTTCCTCGCCTCGTGGAACGACTTCTTCGCCCCGCTCATCCTCCTCAACGACGGGGCGAGCTTCACCCTGCCGGTGGCCATGGTCAGCATGACCCAGGGCACCTTCGGCACCATCGACTACGGCATGCTGCAGGCAGGCGTGATGGTCATGGCCGTGCCCTGCCTCGTTCTCTTCATCGTCCTTCAGCGCCACTACGTGCGCGGATTCATGTCGGGAGCTCTTCGTGGCTAA
- a CDS encoding carbohydrate ABC transporter permease, which produces MRLSVARAASRDRRPPQQEPAAERAGGVRAPRPPRRRTEPAGTGAPAWWHRRGVQGWLYAAPTAVIVGVLFLAPLVLVVWMSLNRWPLLGRPTFNAPDNYTKITDNALFLDAVAFTLKYTAIITVLLLLLALGLALLVQERRPGVGFFRTAFFLPGAVGFAAAALLFYGMLNNQFGPIDPILQTLGVIDEPIRWIGTPDMALFSTIVLVLWRFAGFNMLILLTGLQAIPTEVYEAARSDGANRWQVFTRITLPLLRPTIALMLILCVTGSLLAFDQFFIFTNGGPDNSTVSMVMVIYRAAFLRFDLGGAAALSVVLLVALVALNVLQMRVLRRSR; this is translated from the coding sequence ATGCGGCTCAGCGTGGCGCGGGCGGCGAGCCGGGACCGCCGCCCGCCGCAACAGGAGCCGGCCGCGGAGCGGGCGGGCGGGGTCCGCGCCCCCCGCCCGCCCCGGCGGAGGACCGAACCGGCCGGAACGGGCGCGCCGGCCTGGTGGCACCGGCGTGGGGTGCAGGGATGGCTCTACGCCGCACCCACCGCGGTGATCGTGGGCGTGCTGTTCCTCGCCCCGCTCGTCCTGGTCGTGTGGATGTCGTTGAACAGGTGGCCGCTGCTCGGCCGCCCGACGTTCAACGCGCCGGACAACTACACCAAGATCACTGACAATGCGCTCTTCCTCGACGCGGTGGCCTTCACCCTCAAGTACACCGCGATCATCACGGTGCTGCTCCTGCTCCTGGCGCTCGGCCTGGCCCTGCTGGTGCAGGAGCGCCGCCCCGGCGTGGGCTTCTTCCGCACCGCGTTCTTCCTGCCGGGCGCGGTGGGCTTCGCCGCCGCCGCGCTGCTGTTCTACGGCATGCTCAACAACCAGTTCGGCCCCATCGACCCGATCCTGCAGACCCTCGGCGTCATCGACGAGCCGATCCGGTGGATCGGCACCCCGGACATGGCGCTGTTCTCCACCATCGTGCTGGTGCTGTGGCGGTTCGCAGGGTTCAACATGCTGATCCTGCTCACCGGGCTGCAGGCGATCCCGACGGAGGTCTACGAGGCGGCCAGGAGCGACGGCGCGAACCGCTGGCAGGTCTTCACCAGGATCACCCTGCCGCTGCTGCGCCCCACGATCGCGCTGATGCTCATCCTGTGCGTCACCGGTTCGCTGCTCGCCTTCGACCAGTTCTTCATCTTCACCAACGGCGGCCCGGACAACAGCACCGTCTCGATGGTGATGGTCATCTACCGCGCGGCGTTCCTCCGCTTCGACCTCGGCGGCGCCGCCGCCCTGTCGGTCGTGCTGCTCGTCGCGCTGGTGGCGCTGAACGTCCTGCAGATGCGGGTGCTGCGGAGGTCTCGGTGA
- a CDS encoding ABC transporter substrate-binding protein — MAPRSSGRIRAVHRPGIAHRRGAFRRGRVGIALLGLVALLAAACGGGGRTEASQEGVTLTMWTRAATQAQSERLVEAYNRSHKNQVKLTVVPTDNYQARIAAAAGAGQLPDIFAADVIFVPNYVSQGLYLDITDRIATLPYKDSLAPSHMRMGTLDGRQYTLPHTLDLSVWFWNKDLYEKAGLDPEQGPKTLKEFAEHATTIDEKLGGDGKVHGTFFGGNCGGCYVFTFWPSVWAAGGEVMNAEGTESFNDRPEMAEVFAIWRDLYEKGATGPTAREEQGPTWTGFFAKGEIGVMPMPSTTLGTMPPDLEIGVAPIAGPDGGESTFVGGDSIGISATSEHADAAWEFLAWTVSDEAQIEIMAKNKDVLARTDLTENKYSAEDPRVALINSLVAKGRTPYALRFGQTYNDPQGPWLSLAREAMFGDPAKVPQLNAEVTKSLQQ; from the coding sequence ATGGCCCCACGTTCATCCGGGCGAATCCGGGCCGTCCACCGGCCGGGGATCGCCCATCGCCGCGGAGCGTTCCGGCGCGGCAGGGTGGGGATCGCCCTGCTCGGCCTGGTCGCCCTGCTGGCCGCCGCGTGCGGAGGCGGCGGCCGGACGGAGGCGAGCCAGGAGGGCGTCACCCTCACCATGTGGACCCGCGCCGCCACCCAGGCGCAGAGCGAGCGCCTGGTCGAGGCGTACAACAGGAGCCACAAGAACCAGGTCAAGCTGACCGTCGTCCCCACCGACAACTACCAGGCGAGAATCGCCGCCGCGGCGGGCGCCGGGCAGCTGCCCGACATCTTCGCCGCCGATGTGATCTTCGTTCCGAACTACGTCTCCCAGGGCCTGTACCTGGACATCACCGACCGGATCGCGACCCTGCCGTACAAGGACTCCCTGGCCCCCTCGCACATGCGGATGGGCACCCTGGACGGCCGGCAGTACACGCTGCCGCACACCCTCGACCTGTCGGTGTGGTTCTGGAACAAGGACCTCTACGAGAAGGCCGGTCTGGACCCCGAACAGGGACCGAAAACGCTTAAGGAGTTCGCCGAGCACGCCACCACCATCGACGAGAAGCTCGGCGGAGACGGCAAGGTGCACGGCACGTTCTTCGGCGGCAACTGCGGCGGCTGCTACGTCTTCACCTTCTGGCCGTCGGTGTGGGCCGCGGGAGGCGAGGTCATGAACGCCGAGGGCACCGAGTCGTTCAACGACCGGCCCGAGATGGCCGAGGTCTTCGCGATCTGGCGCGACCTGTACGAGAAGGGGGCGACGGGGCCGACCGCGCGCGAGGAGCAGGGGCCGACCTGGACGGGCTTCTTCGCCAAGGGCGAGATCGGCGTGATGCCGATGCCGTCCACCACGCTCGGCACCATGCCGCCCGACCTGGAGATCGGCGTCGCGCCGATCGCCGGACCCGACGGCGGGGAGTCCACGTTCGTCGGCGGCGACTCCATCGGCATCTCCGCCACCAGCGAGCACGCGGACGCGGCCTGGGAGTTCCTGGCCTGGACGGTCTCCGACGAGGCGCAGATCGAGATCATGGCGAAGAACAAGGACGTCCTCGCCCGGACCGACCTGACCGAGAACAAGTACTCGGCCGAGGACCCGCGGGTGGCCCTGATCAACTCGCTGGTGGCCAAGGGGCGCACGCCGTACGCGCTGCGGTTCGGACAGACCTACAACGACCCGCAGGGGCCGTGGCTGAGCCTGGCCAGGGAGGCGATGTTCGGCGACCCCGCGAAGGTACCGCAGCTCAACGCCGAAGTTACCAAGTCGCTGCAGCAGTAG
- a CDS encoding LacI family DNA-binding transcriptional regulator: protein MASLAGVSIATASKALNGKEDVRPETRQRVLAAAEELAFQPNALARGLLSGQTRTVGLLTSDSVGRFGIPILLGAEDAFGAGQMAVMLCDARGDAIREQHYIRTLLSRRVDGLIVVGESSNIRPSISRDLPIPVVYAYSASDDPADVSFVPDDVGGAELAVRHLLALGRRRIAHITGPMDYKATTDRLEGLRRALDEAGVAQVGETLSGPWSQRWGRHAAEILLMNEPDVDAVFCGSDQIAAGFIEIARERGRRVPEDIAVVGYDNWEILSTETRPALTTVDMNLETLGRTAAQHLFAAIDGKATPGVHRMPCRLVIRDSTAPASPAEP from the coding sequence GTGGCCTCCTTGGCGGGGGTGTCCATCGCCACCGCCTCCAAGGCGCTCAACGGCAAGGAGGACGTGCGGCCCGAGACCAGGCAGCGGGTCCTCGCCGCAGCCGAGGAGCTGGCGTTCCAGCCCAACGCCCTGGCCAGAGGCCTGCTGTCCGGCCAGACCCGTACCGTGGGGCTGCTCACCAGCGACAGCGTGGGCCGGTTCGGCATCCCCATCCTGCTCGGCGCGGAGGACGCCTTCGGCGCCGGCCAGATGGCGGTGATGCTGTGCGACGCGCGCGGTGACGCCATCCGCGAGCAGCACTACATCCGCACGCTGCTGTCCCGGCGGGTGGACGGGCTGATCGTCGTCGGCGAGAGTTCGAACATCAGGCCGTCCATCAGCCGTGACCTGCCGATCCCCGTGGTCTACGCCTACAGCGCCTCCGACGACCCCGCCGACGTCTCCTTCGTGCCCGACGATGTGGGCGGGGCCGAGCTCGCCGTACGGCACCTGCTGGCCCTCGGCCGGCGCAGGATCGCGCACATCACCGGGCCGATGGACTACAAGGCGACGACCGACCGGCTGGAGGGGCTGCGGCGGGCGCTGGACGAGGCGGGGGTCGCCCAGGTCGGCGAGACGCTCAGCGGTCCCTGGTCGCAGCGGTGGGGACGGCACGCGGCGGAGATCCTGCTGATGAACGAGCCCGACGTGGACGCGGTGTTCTGCGGCAGCGACCAGATCGCCGCCGGCTTCATCGAGATCGCCAGGGAGCGCGGACGCCGGGTGCCGGAGGACATCGCGGTGGTCGGCTACGACAACTGGGAGATCCTGTCCACCGAGACCCGCCCGGCTCTGACCACGGTCGACATGAACCTGGAGACCCTCGGCCGCACGGCCGCCCAGCACCTGTTCGCCGCCATCGACGGCAAGGCGACCCCCGGCGTCCACCGCATGCCCTGCCGCCTCGTCATCCGCGACTCCACCGCCCCGGCGTCCCCCGCCGAGCCGTGA